The region GGGTCCTGGGATCCGTGACCTCTTCGACGACCTCTTTTTGGGCGTAGATGCTGATCGCCCCCGTCTCGGGATCGATGCGCGCGACGACGTTGGCGGCCGTCCCGAAGTTTCGACGGTATGCTGAGATCAAGGCGGCCTCGATCGCCTCTAAGATCACTTGCTTCGAGAGTTCTTTCTCCGCAGCGATTTGGTTAATAGCCCGGATCAGCTCGCTGTTCATGTTATACTCCGCACCTCATGCTACTGCGCTGACCTGTCGTTCGCAAAAGCTCCTTACAGCAAGAAAAGTGGGGGCTGCCCACTTTTCCGGAAAGCTACGATCTTTAGCGATCGAATTTTACCATATTTCCTGGGGAGAGGCAAACCTTTGCGCTCGTGGTGGGTGCGTCTTTTCGATGGGGAAGCTGTGACGCCTTGCCATTTCCATCCCCAGATGCTACAATTTCCGTGCCGTGGGGCATTGCAGAGCGGGAACTGCCCGGATCACGACGTCGGGAGGGTCCCCTTTGCGTGTGCAAGAGCCTGTGTAAGCCGGGTGGGAGCTCGTGGGGCGTGGGCCCGTTCCTGAACTGCCCGGCGTTCTTGTGCGCGGGAGGCGTCCGCTGGCGCTCTCGAGGGAACGTATCGTTCTCCCGAGACGTTGGGATCCATGGGGCGTGAGGTACCCTTGTTGCGGATGAGGCCAGGTCGGGCCAGGCGGCTCTGCATTTTCCCATGAGCATGGAGGGATATTCGCACCTCGAGATGGGGTGTCATCGCATTCTCAACGACAGGAAGTGACGTTTTATGCGTATCCGTCCCGCCGACCTGCATGATCTGAGCCCTTGTTTCAACCTGGATGCCTCCTATGAGACGGATTACGTCTGGCAGCTGGAGCTTCGGGAGGATGAATCCGGCATCGCGGTCCAGTTCCGCCCAACGCGCCTGCCCCGGACGATGGCGGTGACCTATCCGCCGCGCGGGGAGAGCCTGCTGGCCCACTGGGAACGTGGGGAATGCGTGTACGTAGCGGCCGAGGGGCGTGATGTGAAGGGATATGTGGAGGTGGTCGCCCAGCCGGATCAGGGCCTGGCGTGGGTGTATAATCTGATCGTGGACAAACCTCACCGTCGTCAGGGGCTGGGCACCTCGCTGACCTCCGCCGCGATCCAGTGGGCCCAGGCGAGAGGCCTGGAGCGCCTGATGGTGCCCGTGCAGAGCAAGAATTACCCTGCGATCTGCTTCTGCCAGAAGTTGGGCTTTGAGTTCTGCGGTTTCAACGATCGTTACTTCGCCAATCGGGATATTGCCCTGTTTTTTGGACGTAATTTGACGTAATCGTGTCCTTTAGAAGATCTTATGACGCAACCCTTTGGTGTCGATTGGACGGGGCTCCTGTCCTTTGCCGATCTCGTTCTCGCTTCGGCCATCCTGGTCTTTACCTTCTCGCTTCTGGTTTACCTGCTGATCTACAACTGGCGCAACGGGGTGGCGCAAGGATTTGGGGCATTGCTCGCGGGCGTGGCCCTGGTCTACGCCTGTGATGTCGTCCTGCCCCGCGTGGAGACGCCACGTGCGGCCACGCTCTGGCTGCGGTTCCAGTGGCTGGGTATCAGCTTCGTCCCGGCCGCCTATCTCCACTTCTCCGATGCGCTATTGCGCACGACCAACTCCCTGTCCAACCGCCGTCGATGGCTCGTGCGGTTCAGCTATCTCCTGAGCGCCATCCTGTGTGGGTTGGCGTTCTTCACCGATTGGATCGTGCGGGATGGCGTCTTCGCCCCGCCCATCACCCACCTGGCCCCCGGCCCACTGTTCCGGGGTTTCACCGTCTATTTCGTCCTCACGGTCCTGTACGGAGCCTATAACATCCATCGGGCTCGCGTCCGGTGTCTGACGCCGGCCTCCCGGCGGCGCATGACCTACCTGGCTGCGGCCTTCGTCGCCCCCGCGCTGGGCGTCTTCCCGTATCTGGTCCTGGTCAGCGCGCCGGAGCCGGTCCCCTCCAGCCTGGTGCTCTCCCTCAGCCTGATCGGCAACATGGGGGTGGGGGCGATGCTGGTGCTGATGTCGTACAGCGTCGCCTATTATGGCGTGCTCACGCCCGATCGCGTGGTGAAGCATCGCCTGATCCACTACCTGCTGCGGGGGCCGGTGGTGGGATCTGCGGTCATCGTGGCCATGCTGCTGATCCCCAAGGTCGAGGCGATCCTGGGGCTGCCGCGCGACACGGTGATCGTCTTCGCCGTGATGATCGTGGTCGTTTTGGGGCAGCTTCTGGTGGACCTGGCCAAGCCGTTCATCGATCGCGTGATCTACTGGCAGGACGAGGAGGAGATCGGGCTGATCCAGGAGCTGGATCGGCGGTTGCTGACGTCCGGCGACCTCCGTCAGTTCCTGGAGCACGTGTTGATCGCGATCTGCGAGCGGTTGCGGATCCCCTCCGGCTTCGTGGCCGTCATCCGGGACCGGGAGTTGTACCTGGAGGCCTCGTGTGGCATCGCCGAGGAGGCGCAGAAGGTGTTGGCGGCGGAGGATTGGGTGGCCGTCTTGCAATCCCTGGGCCAGCCGGGGGCGGGACGGGCCAACGATCACGGGCCTTTGCAGTGCGTCAGCCGGGCGGGGTATTGGATCTGGCCGCTGCGCTCCAGTCAAGGCGGGCGGTTGCTGGGCCTGTTGGCCGTGCAGGCGCGCACGGAGGAGCCGCTGTTGACCGAGGAGGAGGGGCAAACGGTTGCCATGCTGCTGCGGCGCGCGGAGACAGCCCTGGAGGATCGGCAGCTGCAGCAGACGGTGTTCCTGGCGTTGCAGCGCATCATGCCGGAGCTGGAGCGTATCCAGGCGTGGCGCGGCGCGGTGCCTTACGCGGGTGGGATCGCGTTGCCTGAGGAGGATGTCCCGGCGGTGGACATGAAGGAGCTCCAGCGCTGGGTGAAGGATGCGCTCAGCCATTACTGGGGCGGGCCCAAGCTGACGCGTAGCCCCCTGCTGCGGCTGCGCGTTGTGAACCACGCGCTGGAGGAGGAGGGGGGGAATCCGGCGCGGGCGTTGCGTGCCGTGTTGACGCAGGCCATCGAACGGCTGCGGCCGCCGGGCGAGCGCCACATGACCGCGGCGGAGTGGCTGCTGTACAACATCCTGGATCTGAAGTTCATTCAGGGCATGCGGGTGCGGGAGGTGGCCCGCCGGCTGGCGATGAGCGAGTCGGACCTGTATCGCAAGCAGCGGGTGGCCATCGCCGAGGTGGCCCGGGTGCTGGCGGAGATGGAGGCCCGGGAGGCAGGGATTTCGTATGATTCCTTACAAATGCTTGACAAAGATACCCCCCCTGCCTATAATGATTATGATTTAATGGGCGGACGTTCGCCGAAGGCAAGCGAGAGTGATTGAGGACAGGGGCAACGGATGATCCCTTGGATCAGTGGCAAGGCCCGTTGGATGTTGCAATACGGAACAGGTGGTGGGAAAGTCTCGGCTGCTGCCTGATGGAAAGTGGCCGGGACTTTTTGTGTCGGCTTTGCGCTTTCCACATCGCAGTGATGCACGGCGTCGTGTGCGGAGGATCCGTTAGATGATCGGTTCCCCGATCGATGGGGGATGGTGGTTCGATACGAGAGGTTTCAACAGTTCGTGTGGGTTGGGGAGGATGTATGAGCGAGCCATGGCACAGTGACAGCAGCTCGGAGGATGATCTGGAGGAAGGGTACTGGCAATCCCTGCTCAACGATGGGGAGATCGTGTCGTCGCCGCCGCCGGAGGAGATGGAGGAGGCATCTTTCGCCCGTGTCGGCGGGGTGGGCACCGGAGCAAGCCGTTCCTGGGAGGAGGATTGGCGGGAGGCCGAGCGAGCCAAGGCATGTATGCAGGTGCTCTCCTTGCCCGTGACGGGCTACAACCGGGGAGGCCTGCTGGTTCAGTTCAAGCGATTGAGCGGTTTCGTGCCGGCCTCGCATTTGGCGGATTGGCCGAGGTTGTTGAGCCCCGGCGAGCGTTTGCAGATGCTGGCCCAGTGGGTGGGTAAGACCATCGACGTATGCATCATCGAGATCGATCGGGCCGAAGGGCGTCTGGTGATGTCGGAGCGCGCGGTGCAGGAGGGGCATCGCGGTCGTGAGGTGTTGCAATCTTTGAAGCCGGGGGAGGTCCGTCGCGGCCGCGTGACCAATTTGCGCCCCTTCGGCGCGTTCGTGGACCTGGGGGGCATTGAGGGATTGATCCACATCTCCGAGCTCTCCTGGGGGCGTATCGCACATCCTAGCGAGGTGGTGCGCCCGGGGGACGAGGTGGATGTGTACGTGATCAGCGTGGATTGTGAGCAGCGCAAGATCGCTCTCAGCTTGAGGCGTTTGAAGCCGAATCCATGGGAGGGTGTGGCAGAGCGCTACCAGGTGGGGCAGATCGTCACCGGCGTGATCACCAATGTGGTCGGCTTTGGCGCGTTCGCGCGCATTGAGGACGGATTGGAAGGCCTGATCCATATCTCCGAGCTGGCCGAGGGACAGTTCCTCCACCCGCGCAACGTGGTGAAAGAAGGGGACCGGGTGCGGGTGCGCATCCTCAACATCGATCCGGAGAACCATCGGATGGGGTTGAGCATGCGGCGTGTGTGGCAGGAGGAGCCAGGCCCTTCTGCCGAGGAGGAGGCCCCGCCGAATGAGCCGGTGAGCTCGGATACTCGGGAGCCGGCCACTGCCTGGTAGCGGACGAGATTCCCAACATCGGGGTTAGGATGACCAAACGACGCGGTTCGCGCCGCCTGGTGAGTCGCGAGCGGGCGCGATCCTCTTGGGGTGCCCGCTGGTGGCGGCGCATCATTGAATGGGAAAAGAACAGATTGGGCCAGTCCGCGGTGGTGGGGCTGGCCCTGTTTGCGCTTGGAGCCTGGGGGATCGTGGCCCTGTTGGGCGGCCTGCCCGGGCGAGCCTTCCTGCTGCGGGTTTGCGGATGGGGGGCGTACCCGCTGGCGCTTGGCCTGATCGGAGGGGGCGTGTTCCTGCTCCTGGGCGAGCGCGCTCGGCAGCTCTGGCGGTGGGAGGTCCTCGTCGGCGTCGAGCTGGCCTGGTTGGGCGCGTTGACCCTCACCCAGCTGGTGGGGGGAGATGAAGCGCTCGCTGCGGGACCGCAGGAGCTCCACGGGGGCGGCCTGGTGGGATGGGTGCTGGCGAGCCTCTTCGATCGAGCTTTTGGCGGCCCGGGCGCGTGGGTCCTGGCGCTGGCCATGACGCTGGCGGGGGGATGGCTGGTGTGGTACTTCCTCCCGGAGATCGCCGCCGAGCGTGTCCGGGAGGTTTGGTCCGTGGTGTGGAGCGTGGCTGCTCCGCGCATTCGTATCGAGGGCTTGCCTGGCGCTCCGGCGGAGGAGGAAGAGGCCGAGGATGAAGCCGAGGAGCCCGTGTCCAGAGTGAAGACGCGCGGGGCTCGACGCAAGGTCGGAAAGCGGCGCTCCGCCCGTCCACGGCCGGTGAAATCGCGATCACGTCCCGACTCGCTGCCTCCCATGGACCTGCTGGCGCCGGACGAAGGCGCCAGCACCGGCGATGTGGCCGCTCGGGATCGAGCGAACCTGATCGAGCGCACCCTGTCCAGTTTCGGCGTGCCCGTTCGGGTGGTGGAGGTCAACGTGGGGCCGGCCGTGACCCAGTTCGGCGTGGAGCCGCTCTACATCGAGCGCGGTGGCCGTCGGCGCAAGGTGCGGGTCAGCCGGATCCAGGCGCTGGCCAACGATCTGGCCCTGGCATTGGCTGCCCCCGCCGTGCGGATCGAGGCGCCCGTCCCCGGACGTCCCTACGTGGGGATCGAGGTGCCCAACTCGAACACGGCCCTGGTCAATTTGCGGGGGATCATGGAGTCGCCCGAGTTCCAGCGATTGCGATCCCCCCTGGCCATAGCGCTGGGGCGTGGCGTCTCCGGCGCGCCCGCGGTGGCCGATCTGACGCACATGCCTCACCTCCTCATCGCCGGGGCGACCGGATCGGGCAAGTCGGTCTGCGTGAACTCCATCGTGACCTGCCTGCTGATGAACAACGGCCCCGATCGGCTGCGCTTCCTGATGGTGGACCCCAAGATGGTGGAGCTGGTGGGGTACAACGGGATTCCACACCTGCTGGCCCCGGTCGTGACCGATCTGGAGCAGGTGGTGGGCGCGTTGGTCTGGCTGACGCTCCAGATGGACGAGCGGTATCGGAAGTTCAACGCGCTGGGGGTGCGAAACCTGGAGGCGTACAATCGCAAGGTGGCCCGCCGGAAGGGGGACGAGGGGCCGCTGCCATATATCGTCGTGGTCATCGACGAGCTGGCGGATCTCATGATGACGGCGCCGGAGGAGGTGGAACGGCACATCTGCCGTCTGGCGCAGATGGCCCGGGCGACGGGGATCCACCTGGTGATCGCCACGCAGCGGCCCAGCGTGGACGTGGTGACGGGTCTGATCAAGGCCAACTTCCCGGCCCGGATCGCCTTCGCGGTGACCTCGCAGATCGACTCCCGGGTGATCCTGGACCAGCCGGGGGCGGAGAAGTTGCTGGGGCGCGGGGATATGCTGTTCATGGCGCCGGAGTCCAGCAAGCTGCAGCGCATTCAGGGGTGCTTCGTGTCGGACAATGAGATCCGGGCGGTGGTGGATTTCTGGCGGGAGCGCAACCCGGAGGAGCCGGTGGTGGCGGATTCCCTGCTTCCCTGGGCCAGCCTGCTGGACGAGATGGAGGCACGGGATGATCTGCTGGAGCAGGCCTTGCGGGAGATCGAGGGACGGGAGCGGGTTTCCGCTTCCATGTTGCAACGCCGTTTGCACATCGGTTACCCGCGTGCGGCTCGCCTGATCGAGCAGTTGGAGGAGATGGGGGTCGTGGGTCCGGATGAGGGGGGCGGTCGTTCACGTCGGGTGTTGCTGTCCTCCTCGAATGGGGATGGAGACGATGAGGAGGAGGACGAGGCGTTGTTCGATTGAGCTGTGGCAGAACGAGTTGACAGGACAGAGGGGCGCTCGTATAATGGCAGGCGGGCATGGGCGAATAGCTCAGGTGGTATGAGCGCCTCGCTTACAACGAGGAGGTCGTAGGTTCGAGTCCTACTTCGCCCACCTGGGAACGCCTGGTCGCGTGATGACACGTGGCCAGGCGTTCTTTGCTTCTTAGAGTGTGTCTGAGGAATGCCGTTGCTTCTGCTGTGGGAGCCCCTCCGGAAAAAGCCCTTCTTTTGCCCTCGACTTGCCTGGCCTCGGCCTGGGTCCTGCGGAAAGAGCCGAGAGAGGCAGGTGCAGGCCGGAAGAGTGGGATTTCCGTGGAGGGGAGGACCCCTCCACACCTCCCCCTGTGGAGCTGGCAGTTGAGGGAGCCCCCTCAGACATCTTGCCGGTAAACTTTCAGACACACTCTAAGATCATAGCTGGCCGGGCTCCCATGCCCGGCCAGTGGCAGTGTGGGAGCTGCCGCTGCTGGTCCAGGCATCTAGATTGCTCACGATTCTTCCCGTTAGCATAGTCGTGAACTGTTGCCCGGGAGAGAGGGGGACCGCTCTCAGCGGCTGCCTTGGTTATAATCCCCAACCTGGCGTCAAGGGGTTTGTAAGGATTTCACAATTGCTTTTCATAGGTATTGATGTTATAATCTCCCACTAAGGGAAACCCTCTTCCATTTCATCTAAGGCACCGGTGCCGATTGCGAGTCTCATCAACGGTGATGGGATGTGTCGCCTCATTCCAGCACGCCGATGATGAGAACGTTATGCACACGACTGCATCCTCGCCTGTCCTCTTGCAGATTCACGGTCTTGGTAAAGCTTTTCACGGCCTTCAAGCGTTACTCGATTATCATTTGACGCTTTATACCGGTGAGTTACTGGGGATCATCGGGCCCAATGGCGCGGGGAAGACCACCCTCTTCAACCTGATCACCGGTGTTTTGAAGCCGACGCAGGGCCGCATCCTCTTCGGTGATCGGGATATCACCGGCCTGGCTCCCGAGGCCATCTGCCGACTGGGCATCGCCCGAACCTTTCAGAACGTCCGCCTGTTTCCATCTATCTCCGCGCTGGAGAACGTTCGGATCAGCCTGCAGATGCACCAATCGGCGGGGTTGTGGGAGACCCTGATGGGGCTCCCGAGCTTCCGTCGGAGTGAGCGCGTGCTACACGAGGAGGCCGGCGAGCTGCTGCGCCTCTTCGGCCTGGAGGCCTATCAGGACGTCCCGGCCCGCAGCCTGCCCTACGGGCTCCAGCGCAAGCTGGAGATGGCCAGCGCGCTGGCCCTGCGCCCCCGTCTGCTCCTGTTGGACGAGCCCGCGGCCGGGATGAACCCCAGCGAGACGGAAGAGCTCATGGCGCTGATCCGGCGCATCCGCGATGAGTTCGATCTCACCATTATCCTCATCGAGCACAACATGCGGGTCGTGATGAACGTCTGCGAGCGCATCCAGGCCTTGAACTACGGCGCCGTCATCGCCGAGGGCACGCCAGAGGAGATCCAGAACCATCCCGAGGTGATCGAGGCATATCTGGGACAGCGAGAGGTGATGGAATACCACTGATGCTAGAGCTGGAAGACGTCCACGTCTATTATGGGCACATTCATGCCCTCAGAGGGATCTCCCTCTCCGTCGAGGAAGGGGAGATCGTCACCATCGTGGGGAGCAACGGCGCCGGGAAGACCACGACGCTGATGACCATCTCAGGGTTGTTGCGTCCCCGGCAGGGGACCCTGCGTTACAAGGGGCGTGATCTGACCCGGATGGCGCCCCATGAGATCGTGCGGGCCGGCATCTCCCACTGCCCGGAGGGGCGTCAGATCTTCGCCCAGTTGACCGTGACGGAGAATCTGATCCTGGGGGCGTACCATCGAAAGGATCGGCAGGCGATCCTGCAGGACCGGGCGTGGGTGGAGGAGCTGTTCCCGATCCTGGCCGAGCGCCGGAATCAGCGGGCGGGCACGTTGAGCGGCGGAGAGCAGCAGATGCTGGCCATCGCCCGGGCGCTTATGAGCCGTCCCACGGTCCTGCTGCTGGATGAGCCCTCCCTGGGCCTGGCCCCTCTGGTGGTCGCTCGCATCTTTGAGGTCATCCGGCTGTTGCGGGAGCGCGGCGTCACGATCCTGTTGGTGGAGCAGAACGCTTATCAGGCCCTGCACGTCGCCGACCGGGCTTACGTGCTGGAGACGGGACAGATCCGGCTTCAGGGGCCGGCGCGGGAGTTGGCGGATGATCCGGCCGTGAAGGAAGCCTACCTGGGAGGATAGCCCTTTGTACTCGTCTAGCTACATCCTGCAGCAGGTCATCAACGGCCTGAACCTGGGCAGCATCTACGCCCTGGTGGCCATCGGGCTTACCATCGTCTACGGCATCCTGCGCCTGATCAACTTCGCCCACGGCGATGTGATGATGCTGGGGGCCTATCTGGCCCTGGCGCTCCTCCTTCACCAGTTCGTCCCGCTGGCCTTGGTGATCCTGATCCCGATGATCGTCATCGGCGCGCTGGGCATCCTGATCGAGCGCGTGGCCTATCGCCCTCTGCGAGGGGCGCCCGAGGTGGCCATGCTCATCACGTCCCTGGCTGTGAGCTCCATCATCCAGAACGGCGTTACCATGACGATCACCGCCCAGCCTCGTTCGTTTCGCCTTCCCACGGAATGGGTGCAGCGACACACCGTGGCCGGCGTGAGCTTCTCCACGCTGGACGTGTTGACGGTGAGCCTGGCGCTGCTGCTCATGCTCCTGCTGACCCTTTTCGTCACCCGCACCCGGGTGGGGATCGCCATGCGGGCGTGCTCGGAGAACCTGAACGCCGCCCGGCTGATGGGCATCCCGATCGGGCAGGTGGTCGCCGCCGCCTTCGCCATCGGCTCGGCCCTGGCGGCCATCGCCGGGTTCTTCTGGGCCGGCAAGTTCGGTACCGTGGATCCCTTCATGGGGTTCCTGCCGGGGCTGAAGGCGTTTGTGGCCGCGGTGATCGGTGGGATCGGCAGCATACCGGGGGCGGTGTTGGGGGGATACCTGCTGGGGTTCTCCGAGATCTTCTTCGTGGGCTTCCTGCCGCCGAGCTTCTCCGGCTATCGGGATGCGTTCGTGTTCATTCTCCTCCTGGTGGTGTTGCTGGTTCGCCCCCAGGGGTTGCTACGTACCACATCTGAGGAGCGAGACTGATCGTGTGGAACCGTGCCCGCCTTTTGGCCTTCTTCCCTC is a window of Chloroflexota bacterium DNA encoding:
- a CDS encoding GNAT family N-acetyltransferase; translated protein: MRIRPADLHDLSPCFNLDASYETDYVWQLELREDESGIAVQFRPTRLPRTMAVTYPPRGESLLAHWERGECVYVAAEGRDVKGYVEVVAQPDQGLAWVYNLIVDKPHRRQGLGTSLTSAAIQWAQARGLERLMVPVQSKNYPAICFCQKLGFEFCGFNDRYFANRDIALFFGRNLT
- a CDS encoding S1 RNA-binding domain-containing protein; protein product: MSEPWHSDSSSEDDLEEGYWQSLLNDGEIVSSPPPEEMEEASFARVGGVGTGASRSWEEDWREAERAKACMQVLSLPVTGYNRGGLLVQFKRLSGFVPASHLADWPRLLSPGERLQMLAQWVGKTIDVCIIEIDRAEGRLVMSERAVQEGHRGREVLQSLKPGEVRRGRVTNLRPFGAFVDLGGIEGLIHISELSWGRIAHPSEVVRPGDEVDVYVISVDCEQRKIALSLRRLKPNPWEGVAERYQVGQIVTGVITNVVGFGAFARIEDGLEGLIHISELAEGQFLHPRNVVKEGDRVRVRILNIDPENHRMGLSMRRVWQEEPGPSAEEEAPPNEPVSSDTREPATAW
- a CDS encoding DNA translocase FtsK, with amino-acid sequence MTKRRGSRRLVSRERARSSWGARWWRRIIEWEKNRLGQSAVVGLALFALGAWGIVALLGGLPGRAFLLRVCGWGAYPLALGLIGGGVFLLLGERARQLWRWEVLVGVELAWLGALTLTQLVGGDEALAAGPQELHGGGLVGWVLASLFDRAFGGPGAWVLALAMTLAGGWLVWYFLPEIAAERVREVWSVVWSVAAPRIRIEGLPGAPAEEEEAEDEAEEPVSRVKTRGARRKVGKRRSARPRPVKSRSRPDSLPPMDLLAPDEGASTGDVAARDRANLIERTLSSFGVPVRVVEVNVGPAVTQFGVEPLYIERGGRRRKVRVSRIQALANDLALALAAPAVRIEAPVPGRPYVGIEVPNSNTALVNLRGIMESPEFQRLRSPLAIALGRGVSGAPAVADLTHMPHLLIAGATGSGKSVCVNSIVTCLLMNNGPDRLRFLMVDPKMVELVGYNGIPHLLAPVVTDLEQVVGALVWLTLQMDERYRKFNALGVRNLEAYNRKVARRKGDEGPLPYIVVVIDELADLMMTAPEEVERHICRLAQMARATGIHLVIATQRPSVDVVTGLIKANFPARIAFAVTSQIDSRVILDQPGAEKLLGRGDMLFMAPESSKLQRIQGCFVSDNEIRAVVDFWRERNPEEPVVADSLLPWASLLDEMEARDDLLEQALREIEGRERVSASMLQRRLHIGYPRAARLIEQLEEMGVVGPDEGGGRSRRVLLSSSNGDGDDEEEDEALFD
- a CDS encoding ABC transporter ATP-binding protein, whose translation is MHTTASSPVLLQIHGLGKAFHGLQALLDYHLTLYTGELLGIIGPNGAGKTTLFNLITGVLKPTQGRILFGDRDITGLAPEAICRLGIARTFQNVRLFPSISALENVRISLQMHQSAGLWETLMGLPSFRRSERVLHEEAGELLRLFGLEAYQDVPARSLPYGLQRKLEMASALALRPRLLLLDEPAAGMNPSETEELMALIRRIRDEFDLTIILIEHNMRVVMNVCERIQALNYGAVIAEGTPEEIQNHPEVIEAYLGQREVMEYH
- a CDS encoding ABC transporter ATP-binding protein, with translation MLELEDVHVYYGHIHALRGISLSVEEGEIVTIVGSNGAGKTTTLMTISGLLRPRQGTLRYKGRDLTRMAPHEIVRAGISHCPEGRQIFAQLTVTENLILGAYHRKDRQAILQDRAWVEELFPILAERRNQRAGTLSGGEQQMLAIARALMSRPTVLLLDEPSLGLAPLVVARIFEVIRLLRERGVTILLVEQNAYQALHVADRAYVLETGQIRLQGPARELADDPAVKEAYLGG
- a CDS encoding branched-chain amino acid ABC transporter permease, which translates into the protein MYSSSYILQQVINGLNLGSIYALVAIGLTIVYGILRLINFAHGDVMMLGAYLALALLLHQFVPLALVILIPMIVIGALGILIERVAYRPLRGAPEVAMLITSLAVSSIIQNGVTMTITAQPRSFRLPTEWVQRHTVAGVSFSTLDVLTVSLALLLMLLLTLFVTRTRVGIAMRACSENLNAARLMGIPIGQVVAAAFAIGSALAAIAGFFWAGKFGTVDPFMGFLPGLKAFVAAVIGGIGSIPGAVLGGYLLGFSEIFFVGFLPPSFSGYRDAFVFILLLVVLLVRPQGLLRTTSEERD